The Streptomyces tendae genome has a window encoding:
- a CDS encoding alpha/beta hydrolase, with product MTQRERTSRIRNAAVVGVSATLLGATAPMTASATSENPPRALTWSACEGTGLDPRQECATLDVPMDHARPGGPRIEVAVSRIPAEKPASRRGVLFLIPGGPGGSSLGDPSGKGQKLPQDVRDRYDLIGFAPRGLAPSTPVDCGVGHADLATVRLRPWPAPDGSVDENLATAERLSTACARNGGELIRHISTRDNARDLDRLRAALGERKISAWGVSYGTYVGAVYSQMFPHRTDRVVLDSNDDPDPARVARAWLAGHEQGVEDTFPHFAAWASAPGNPDRVAATAAEVRPLFLRLAARLDRAPIPWPGANPEELNGNVLRQAMLDGLYRPSRYPALAQLVRAARQGTVPPAPAAPPEPVLQNVTAVGAGTLCNDVAWPTSPALYRKDVAESRAKFPLTAGMPRNAMPCAAWPHPPREAPVRITGRGPSNVLLVQNERDVATPLSGALKLRQAFGGRAVMVTVNSTGHDAYLANGNACGDRTVSRFLATGVRPARDVYCR from the coding sequence ATGACGCAGCGCGAACGCACCAGCCGCATCCGCAACGCCGCCGTCGTCGGCGTGTCCGCCACCCTCCTCGGTGCCACCGCACCCATGACCGCCTCCGCGACGAGCGAGAACCCGCCCAGGGCTCTCACCTGGTCGGCCTGCGAGGGCACCGGCCTCGACCCCCGGCAGGAATGCGCCACCCTCGACGTGCCGATGGACCACGCCCGTCCCGGCGGTCCCCGCATCGAGGTGGCCGTCTCCCGCATCCCCGCCGAGAAGCCCGCCTCGCGGCGCGGCGTGCTCTTCCTCATCCCCGGCGGACCGGGCGGCTCCAGCCTCGGTGACCCCTCCGGCAAGGGGCAGAAGCTGCCCCAGGACGTCCGCGACCGGTACGACCTGATCGGCTTCGCGCCGCGCGGACTCGCCCCGTCCACCCCGGTCGACTGCGGGGTCGGCCACGCCGACCTCGCCACCGTCAGGCTGCGCCCCTGGCCCGCCCCCGACGGCTCGGTCGACGAGAACCTCGCCACCGCCGAGCGCCTCTCGACCGCCTGCGCGCGCAACGGCGGTGAGCTGATCCGCCACATCAGCACGCGCGACAACGCCCGCGACCTCGACCGCCTGCGCGCCGCGCTCGGCGAGCGGAAGATCTCCGCGTGGGGCGTCTCGTACGGGACGTACGTCGGAGCCGTCTACAGCCAGATGTTCCCGCACCGCACGGACCGCGTCGTGCTGGACAGCAACGACGACCCCGACCCCGCCCGGGTGGCCCGGGCCTGGCTCGCCGGCCACGAGCAGGGGGTCGAGGACACGTTCCCGCACTTCGCGGCGTGGGCGTCCGCGCCCGGCAACCCGGACCGGGTCGCGGCCACGGCCGCCGAGGTGCGTCCGCTGTTCCTGCGGCTCGCCGCCCGCCTCGACCGCGCACCGATCCCCTGGCCCGGCGCCAACCCCGAGGAGCTGAACGGCAACGTCCTGCGCCAGGCCATGCTGGACGGCCTCTACCGGCCCAGCCGTTACCCGGCTCTCGCCCAGCTGGTACGGGCCGCCCGGCAGGGCACCGTGCCGCCCGCGCCGGCCGCCCCGCCGGAGCCGGTCCTGCAGAACGTGACCGCCGTCGGCGCGGGGACGCTCTGCAACGACGTGGCCTGGCCCACCTCGCCCGCCCTGTACCGGAAGGACGTCGCCGAGAGCCGGGCGAAGTTCCCGCTCACGGCCGGCATGCCCCGCAACGCGATGCCGTGCGCGGCCTGGCCCCATCCGCCGCGCGAGGCACCGGTGCGGATCACCGGGCGGGGGCCGTCCAACGTCCTCCTCGTGCAGAACGAACGGGATGTCGCGACCCCGCTGAGCGGTGCGCTGAAGCTGCGGCAGGCGTTCGGCGGGCGGGCGGTCATGGTCACCGTGAACTCCACCGGACACGACGCCTACCTCGCCAACGGCAACGCGTGCGGTGACCGCACGGTCTCCCGCTTCCTCGCCACCGGCGTGCGGCCCGCCCGGGACGTGTACTGCCGCTGA
- a CDS encoding response regulator: MTVRVLLADDQTLVREAFAMLVESAPGMEVVGQAATGRQAVELARSERADLVVMDIRMPDLDGIEATRLIAEDDDLAGVRVLVLTTYDTDENIVDALRAGASGFLVKDTRPAELLAAIRTVAAGDALLSPGPTARLIARFLSSPALPVTAGPDCLSEREREVLALVARGLNNTEIAEALGLSPLTAKTHVSRTMGKLGARDRAQLVIVAYESGLVAAGGV, translated from the coding sequence ATGACCGTCCGCGTCCTGCTCGCCGACGACCAGACCCTCGTGCGTGAGGCGTTCGCGATGCTCGTCGAGTCGGCGCCCGGGATGGAGGTCGTCGGCCAGGCCGCCACCGGCCGGCAGGCGGTGGAACTCGCCCGCAGCGAGCGGGCCGACCTCGTCGTCATGGACATCCGGATGCCGGACCTCGACGGCATCGAGGCGACCCGCCTGATCGCCGAGGACGACGACCTCGCCGGGGTCAGGGTGCTCGTCCTCACCACCTACGACACGGACGAGAACATCGTGGACGCGCTGCGGGCCGGGGCCTCCGGCTTCCTGGTGAAGGACACCCGGCCCGCCGAACTCCTCGCCGCCATCCGCACGGTGGCGGCCGGCGACGCGCTCCTGTCGCCCGGGCCCACGGCCCGCCTGATCGCACGGTTCCTGAGCAGCCCCGCGCTGCCCGTGACCGCGGGGCCCGACTGCCTGTCCGAACGTGAGCGGGAGGTCCTGGCGCTGGTCGCGCGCGGCCTCAACAACACGGAGATCGCCGAGGCGCTGGGGCTCAGCCCGCTCACCGCCAAGACTCACGTGAGCCGGACGATGGGCAAGCTCGGCGCCCGCGACCGGGCCCAACTCGTCATCGTGGCTTACGAGTCGGGACTGGTCGCAGCGGGCGGGGTGTGA
- a CDS encoding sensor histidine kinase: MTALSRDPLTRPHAFRNDAVLAACTAALGVTLALLTDDGRRPDALGWVLLLAAHVPLAWRRKRPLPALLAALAPVVPYHALDNHHGAPVAATVVALYTVAATGTPRRTLLIGTVVIGTTLTVNALTNPDGFTELVRITGWVVAVLFLGLDVRHYRRYVAAIVERAERAERTREEEARRRVAEERLRVARDLHDLLAHSITLIGVQTSVAAHVLTADPGRLDRTAVAKALDDIAGTCRTARGELRATLEVLRDNTGPDDARGPLAGLDGLPDLVEGARLAGARVEHDVRVTEPVPPAVGAAAYRVVQEALTNAVRHAGPEPAVRVDLSGGDGVLRLTVTDDGTGPVPGGTPGFGLLGMRERARSVGGTLEAGPRAGGGFQVTATLPLTTTTREGATG; encoded by the coding sequence ATCACCGCGCTCAGCCGTGACCCCCTGACCCGCCCGCACGCCTTCCGCAACGACGCGGTGCTCGCCGCGTGCACCGCCGCCCTGGGCGTCACGCTGGCGCTGCTGACCGACGACGGCCGCCGGCCCGACGCGCTCGGCTGGGTCCTGCTGCTCGCCGCCCATGTGCCGCTGGCCTGGCGGCGGAAACGGCCGCTGCCGGCGCTCCTGGCGGCGCTGGCCCCGGTCGTGCCGTACCACGCTTTGGACAACCACCACGGGGCGCCCGTGGCCGCGACCGTGGTGGCCCTCTACACGGTCGCCGCGACCGGCACCCCGCGCCGGACGCTGCTGATCGGCACCGTCGTCATCGGCACCACCCTCACCGTGAACGCCCTCACCAACCCAGACGGGTTCACGGAACTCGTCCGCATCACCGGCTGGGTCGTCGCCGTCCTCTTCCTGGGCCTCGACGTCCGCCACTACCGGCGCTACGTCGCCGCGATCGTCGAACGCGCGGAGCGGGCGGAACGCACCCGCGAGGAGGAGGCACGCCGCCGGGTCGCCGAGGAACGCCTGCGCGTGGCACGCGACCTGCACGACCTGCTCGCCCACAGCATCACCCTCATCGGGGTGCAGACGTCGGTCGCCGCGCACGTCCTGACCGCCGACCCCGGGCGTCTCGACCGGACGGCCGTGGCCAAGGCCCTCGACGACATCGCCGGCACCTGCCGCACCGCACGCGGTGAACTGCGCGCCACCCTGGAGGTGTTGCGCGACAACACCGGCCCCGATGACGCCCGGGGGCCGCTCGCGGGGCTCGACGGGCTGCCCGACCTGGTGGAGGGCGCGCGGCTGGCCGGCGCCCGGGTGGAGCACGACGTGCGGGTCACGGAGCCGGTGCCGCCCGCGGTCGGCGCCGCCGCCTACCGCGTGGTGCAGGAGGCGCTGACCAACGCGGTGCGCCACGCCGGACCGGAGCCCGCCGTGCGCGTCGACCTGAGCGGCGGGGACGGAGTGCTGCGGCTGACCGTCACCGACGACGGCACGGGCCCCGTCCCGGGCGGCACCCCCGGCTTCGGGCTCCTCGGCATGCGGGAGCGGGCCCGCAGCGTGGGCGGCACGCTGGAGGCCGGACCACGGGCGGGCGGGGGCTTCCAGGTGACCGCGACGCTGCCGCTGACCACCACGACCCGGGAAGGGGCCACCGGATGA
- a CDS encoding MMPL family transporter, giving the protein MGPVRTGTRGRRAVPWAVAGLWVAALVLLWPLAGKFADVQQNRAVDYLPDSADSTQVARVQDELPGGESTDLVVVYHRDGGLTAADRRTAAGQIAEVERAYELSEVPRGVPSADGSTLMYPVSSTRPGQDEEAQLAFVDGVREAVGGTGGLSAEVGGSGAVGSDMDEVFDTIDGTLLTATLGVVTVLLVLIYRSPFLWLVPLAVAGAATVLAMAAAYGTHELFGITITGQSGGIMTVLVLGAGTDYALLLVSRYREELRRHERPYDAMRAALRGCGPAVLASSGTVAAGLLCLLAADLNSSSGMGPVGMVGVLAALVAMTTLLPAVLVLLGRRVFWPLIPAYGSAPKARRSLFAAMGTSATRRPAAVLTGGAVLLGALALGTLNLGGDLRQEDGFTDRPESVSAMRTLAEEYPERGAQPITVIAPAGDADEVVERVRKTEGVAEAAAGRAGGTWAEITVFATAPPESAGETRTIGALRDTLDGTGAHVGGPSAEQLDLARSEARDRAVIVPLVLGAVFLILVLLLRSLVAPLLLLGAVVAVWGAALGIGGLVFGPLLGFAGTDPGIGLLSFVFLVALGVDYGIFLMHRMREESLNGAEPEAAALTALRTTGGVIASAGVVLAATFAVLTTLPLVAMVELGFVIAVGVLLDTFLVRTYLVTTASVLLGRRMWWPGPLSRTPEPERGERQPEPV; this is encoded by the coding sequence ATGGGGCCAGTCAGGACGGGCACACGGGGGCGGCGGGCCGTGCCCTGGGCGGTGGCGGGGCTGTGGGTGGCGGCGCTGGTGCTGCTCTGGCCGCTCGCCGGCAAGTTCGCCGACGTGCAGCAGAACCGGGCGGTCGACTACCTGCCCGACAGCGCCGATTCGACGCAGGTGGCGCGCGTCCAGGACGAGCTGCCCGGCGGCGAGTCCACCGATCTCGTGGTGGTCTACCACCGCGACGGCGGGCTGACCGCCGCCGACCGGAGGACGGCCGCCGGGCAGATCGCCGAGGTGGAACGGGCGTACGAGCTGTCGGAGGTGCCGCGGGGCGTTCCCTCCGCGGACGGCAGCACGCTGATGTACCCGGTCTCCAGCACGCGGCCCGGGCAGGACGAGGAGGCGCAGCTCGCCTTCGTCGACGGGGTGCGGGAGGCCGTCGGGGGGACGGGCGGACTGAGCGCCGAGGTCGGCGGGTCCGGGGCGGTCGGCTCCGACATGGACGAGGTGTTCGACACCATCGACGGCACGCTGCTGACAGCCACGCTCGGCGTGGTCACCGTGCTGCTGGTGCTGATCTACCGCAGCCCGTTCCTGTGGCTGGTGCCGCTCGCCGTGGCGGGCGCCGCGACCGTCCTGGCGATGGCCGCCGCGTACGGCACGCACGAGCTGTTCGGCATCACGATCACCGGACAGAGCGGCGGCATCATGACCGTCCTCGTGCTCGGCGCCGGGACCGACTACGCGCTGCTGCTGGTCTCCCGTTACCGCGAGGAACTCCGCCGCCACGAGCGGCCGTACGACGCCATGCGGGCCGCCCTGCGCGGCTGCGGTCCCGCCGTGCTCGCCTCCTCGGGCACGGTCGCCGCCGGACTGCTGTGCCTGCTCGCCGCCGACCTCAACAGCAGCAGCGGCATGGGTCCCGTCGGCATGGTCGGGGTGCTCGCCGCGCTGGTCGCGATGACGACGCTGCTGCCCGCCGTCCTGGTGCTGCTCGGGCGGCGCGTGTTCTGGCCGCTGATCCCGGCCTACGGCAGCGCGCCGAAAGCACGGCGGTCGCTGTTCGCCGCCATGGGCACGTCCGCCACCCGCCGGCCCGCGGCCGTGCTGACCGGTGGCGCGGTGCTCCTCGGCGCGCTCGCCCTGGGCACGCTCAACCTGGGCGGCGACCTCCGTCAGGAGGACGGCTTCACCGACCGGCCCGAGTCCGTCAGCGCGATGCGCACGCTGGCGGAGGAGTACCCGGAACGCGGCGCCCAGCCGATCACCGTGATCGCGCCCGCCGGGGACGCCGACGAGGTCGTGGAGCGGGTCCGGAAGACGGAGGGTGTCGCCGAGGCCGCCGCGGGACGGGCCGGCGGCACCTGGGCCGAGATCACCGTGTTCGCCACCGCGCCGCCGGAGTCGGCGGGGGAGACCCGCACCATCGGGGCCCTGCGCGACACGCTCGACGGCACCGGCGCCCATGTCGGCGGGCCCAGCGCGGAGCAGCTCGACCTCGCCCGCAGCGAGGCGCGGGACCGCGCGGTGATCGTGCCGCTGGTGCTCGGCGCCGTGTTCCTGATCCTCGTCCTGCTGCTGCGCAGCCTCGTCGCCCCGCTGCTGCTGCTCGGCGCGGTGGTCGCCGTCTGGGGCGCGGCGCTCGGCATCGGCGGGCTGGTGTTCGGGCCGCTGCTGGGCTTCGCCGGCACCGACCCCGGGATCGGGCTGCTGTCCTTCGTGTTCCTGGTGGCCCTCGGCGTCGACTACGGCATCTTCCTCATGCACCGCATGCGGGAGGAGTCCCTGAACGGTGCCGAACCCGAGGCGGCCGCCCTCACCGCGCTGCGCACCACGGGCGGGGTCATCGCCTCCGCGGGCGTCGTGCTCGCCGCGACGTTCGCGGTGCTCACCACCCTCCCCCTGGTCGCGATGGTCGAACTCGGCTTCGTCATCGCCGTCGGCGTCCTTCTCGACACCTTCCTGGTCCGCACCTACCTGGTCACCACGGCGAGTGTGCTGCTGGGACGCCGGATGTGGTGGCCGGGCCCGCTGTCCCGCACGCCCGAGCCGGAACGCGGTGAGCGGCAGCCGGAGCCGGTGTGA
- a CDS encoding SCO2521 family protein has translation MRPETAAPGAVLACGEVRTCLLPAAQALDSRAAAQLLRLRADERVLVSERPNLYGRSPDTLTGVDCPLPSANGARVRAVGTVAARAALTEGRVLQTSASFRLTASGPDHRRPWGDYLVRPGLVEPLGKLPRDAVADGLLDGGRHGDLDVGLIAGGLLTRLLRHPLLDQRPPLRSRPTRLRWVALTAPQGEPPALERFTLAEDELRTVRLRVPEGTPAADLAGLCDDLALHDWLLTTLVRVLDGIRLGPAGSRSWPRTGPDGDLPPAVRALRPAVDHLLHLWMPRARVSGELAPLWEALEERPGFTRQWLALVQRVRDQLTLHAIPPAHREVEPAP, from the coding sequence GTGCGGCCGGAGACGGCCGCACCGGGCGCCGTGCTCGCCTGCGGCGAGGTCCGCACCTGTCTGCTGCCGGCCGCGCAGGCCCTCGACAGCCGCGCCGCCGCCCAGCTGCTGCGGCTGCGCGCCGACGAGCGGGTCCTGGTGTCCGAGCGCCCCAACCTCTACGGACGCTCCCCGGACACCCTGACCGGCGTCGACTGCCCGCTGCCCAGCGCCAACGGCGCCCGGGTCCGCGCGGTCGGCACGGTCGCCGCGCGGGCCGCGCTCACCGAGGGCCGGGTGCTGCAGACCTCCGCCTCCTTCCGCCTCACCGCCTCCGGGCCCGACCACCGCCGCCCCTGGGGCGACTACCTGGTGCGGCCCGGACTGGTCGAGCCGCTGGGGAAGCTGCCCCGCGACGCGGTCGCCGACGGCCTCCTCGACGGCGGACGCCACGGCGACCTCGACGTCGGACTGATCGCCGGCGGGCTGCTCACCCGGCTGCTGCGGCACCCGCTGCTCGACCAGCGGCCGCCCCTCAGGTCCCGGCCCACCCGGCTGCGCTGGGTGGCGCTGACCGCGCCGCAGGGCGAGCCGCCCGCCCTGGAGCGGTTCACCCTCGCCGAGGACGAGCTGCGCACCGTACGGCTGCGGGTCCCCGAGGGCACCCCGGCCGCGGACCTGGCCGGGCTCTGCGACGACCTCGCCCTGCACGACTGGCTGCTGACCACCCTGGTCCGTGTCCTCGACGGCATCCGCCTGGGCCCCGCCGGATCCCGGTCCTGGCCCCGCACCGGCCCGGACGGTGATCTGCCGCCGGCGGTGCGGGCGTTGCGGCCCGCCGTCGACCATCTGCTGCACCTGTGGATGCCGCGGGCCCGGGTGTCCGGGGAACTGGCCCCGCTGTGGGAGGCGCTGGAGGAGCGGCCCGGGTTCACCCGGCAATGGCTCGCCCTGGTGCAGCGCGTCCGCGACCAGCTCACCCTGCACGCGATCCCGCCGGCGCACCGGGAGGTGGAACCCGCCCCCTGA
- a CDS encoding SCO2522 family protein, giving the protein MTEAVFRETTAEPRTQAVPLSHLSLELGHLYMEDFEAGAGHLRRHFARVRPWVEAARADARDRAGGKRPRVSTCFLVDDYFARFAGPADVVPLLLAEAERAGLTVDYLARESGCAVTGKVPVAEAVAARIVEEPPPGSYGHRPPTARTGWLANGVRSPTARAPQAMRKATAWQPPTETAARRHSVFLDVELWNDGADGARLWSCPFLAAVWQLARLGLLRHQGEAVFAAEPHTGAAFPDDWDDLPPLVRLNPRADPFAAYRTCSVLPNRFLPVEHAVRVILDQTDVDREALAQVAERSGREGVPVPGPVTDRVSYVYYEGA; this is encoded by the coding sequence ATGACCGAAGCGGTGTTCCGTGAGACCACCGCCGAACCGCGCACCCAGGCGGTGCCGCTGTCCCACCTCTCCCTGGAGCTGGGCCACCTGTACATGGAGGACTTCGAGGCCGGGGCGGGCCACCTGCGCCGGCACTTCGCCCGGGTGCGGCCCTGGGTGGAGGCCGCCCGCGCCGACGCGCGCGACCGGGCCGGCGGGAAGCGCCCCCGTGTCAGCACCTGCTTCCTCGTCGACGACTACTTCGCCCGCTTCGCCGGCCCCGCCGACGTCGTGCCCCTGCTGCTGGCGGAGGCCGAGCGCGCCGGGCTGACCGTCGACTACCTGGCCCGCGAGTCCGGCTGCGCCGTCACCGGAAAGGTGCCGGTCGCCGAGGCGGTGGCCGCCCGCATCGTCGAGGAACCGCCGCCCGGCAGCTACGGCCACCGGCCGCCGACCGCGCGGACCGGCTGGCTGGCCAACGGGGTGCGCAGCCCCACCGCCCGCGCCCCCCAGGCGATGCGCAAGGCCACCGCCTGGCAGCCGCCCACCGAGACCGCCGCCCGCCGCCACTCCGTGTTCCTGGACGTCGAGCTGTGGAACGACGGTGCCGACGGGGCGCGCCTGTGGTCCTGCCCCTTCCTGGCCGCCGTGTGGCAGCTCGCCCGCCTCGGGCTGCTCCGCCACCAGGGCGAGGCCGTCTTCGCCGCGGAGCCGCACACCGGTGCCGCGTTCCCCGACGACTGGGACGACCTCCCCCCGCTGGTGCGGCTCAACCCCCGGGCGGACCCCTTCGCCGCCTACCGGACCTGCTCCGTGCTCCCCAACCGCTTCCTGCCCGTCGAGCACGCCGTGCGGGTGATCCTCGACCAGACCGACGTGGACCGCGAGGCGCTGGCCCAGGTCGCCGAACGCTCCGGGCGCGAGGGCGTGCCCGTCCCCGGCCCGGTGACCGACCGCGTCTCCTACGTCTACTACGAGGGGGCCTGA
- a CDS encoding SCO2523 family variant P-loop protein, translating to MLVFAASDKGGTGRSVTSANLAYQRALVGDHVAYVDFDFGSPTAAAVFDVPSALRGTEERGLHSYLEGEVTEPASIDIWRQTEHTVLRARQNQAGRLVLYPGDAGGGEFATGEDALERCIDLLLRLNSEFDLVMVDLSAGRSYAVDLVLAATAHLRMRHVAYRWLVFHRWTRQHVIAAAGLVHKENGILRGGVDRGHDEAALRGNIRFVRAAVPDPESAMWAQGSPAQAAWMQSCNKALRRLASDQHIGDSVVLGTVPLEPILQWREQLITEDDVLATQIANKETLEALEEIARRLTDDAHWGLP from the coding sequence GTGCTCGTCTTCGCGGCCTCCGACAAGGGAGGCACGGGCCGCTCGGTCACGAGCGCCAACCTGGCCTACCAGCGCGCCCTCGTCGGCGACCACGTCGCCTACGTGGACTTCGACTTCGGCTCGCCCACCGCCGCCGCCGTCTTCGACGTGCCCAGCGCGCTGCGCGGCACCGAGGAACGGGGCCTGCACTCCTACCTGGAGGGCGAGGTCACCGAACCGGCCAGCATCGACATCTGGCGGCAGACCGAGCACACCGTGCTGCGCGCCCGGCAGAACCAGGCCGGGCGGCTGGTGCTCTACCCCGGCGACGCGGGCGGCGGCGAGTTCGCCACCGGCGAGGACGCGCTGGAGCGCTGCATCGACCTGCTGCTGCGGCTCAACAGCGAGTTCGACCTCGTCATGGTCGACCTCAGCGCCGGCCGCAGCTACGCCGTCGACCTGGTCCTGGCGGCCACGGCCCACCTCCGGATGCGCCATGTCGCCTACCGCTGGCTGGTCTTCCACCGCTGGACCCGGCAGCACGTCATCGCCGCCGCCGGGCTGGTCCACAAGGAGAACGGCATCCTGCGCGGCGGCGTCGACCGCGGGCACGACGAGGCGGCCCTGCGGGGCAACATCCGCTTCGTCCGGGCCGCCGTGCCCGACCCCGAGTCGGCCATGTGGGCGCAGGGCTCGCCCGCCCAGGCGGCGTGGATGCAGTCCTGCAACAAGGCGCTGCGCCGGCTCGCCTCCGACCAGCACATCGGCGACAGCGTGGTGCTCGGCACCGTACCGCTGGAGCCGATCCTGCAGTGGCGCGAGCAGCTGATCACCGAGGACGACGTGCTCGCCACCCAGATCGCCAACAAGGAGACGCTGGAGGCGCTCGAGGAGATCGCCCGGCGGCTCACCGACGACGCGCACTGGGGGCTGCCATGA
- a CDS encoding SCO2524 family protein, protein MQIKPRQHLLDIWRAAARHSFDDGKLVWGDTDGLSSVADAERLLCLLYPATEIPAFRLDQPDTTERDVLQALERVGSRLEIPPNLITALTQFMRTHTGPDDSPTFAGGPYFKPVDPGDELTYEQGKLGVVDSYSMSVTLCLATLGFLKVYESSTTRPEVRRALGELRDATNTRLTAAMISLLRSFTVNVFDAESEQGRRLIQVIGQNRHSDRAVLQQFSRRFRPLRATIIESLSRGIQVDESIRDESQLFECGWAWGVVKDAPRITDLDLQVAGQPDGIADRLPYVYFTVVALDGIQDLFSERTLTLGLLDADQQKLAEALRLRWELSQQYWSAVARFGSERWPLEDLPWQTTGLRLESEYFSLTVAAILVHDLVRRKATDDDLTRTVAIMERLADRGRVTSRMTRNDPVVRLHDPGVLMPLAGSERSGSLLQWRMTDFSAQLLKRTVQLAELSRNIDAQDRLLRLAEQTFEHLWNRRIEDGHGAGLWDDVRAVFPDARDVNRRLSWSVTERVTECLVAARNMYEQQPIRSPELAELARDLLSEATHLFGKEQLEASTTADGSRGRAMRSIESRLDHARSLVDDRPATAFALALPVLQELDTLAQARDAAAQEG, encoded by the coding sequence ATGCAGATCAAGCCGCGCCAGCATTTGCTGGACATCTGGCGAGCCGCGGCCCGCCACTCGTTCGACGACGGCAAGCTCGTCTGGGGGGACACCGACGGGCTGAGCAGTGTCGCGGACGCCGAACGGCTGCTCTGCCTGCTCTACCCCGCCACCGAGATCCCCGCCTTCCGCCTGGACCAGCCGGACACCACCGAGCGGGACGTGCTCCAAGCACTGGAGCGCGTCGGCAGCCGGCTGGAGATCCCGCCGAACCTGATCACCGCGCTGACCCAGTTCATGCGCACCCACACCGGGCCCGACGACAGCCCCACCTTCGCCGGCGGACCGTACTTCAAACCGGTCGACCCGGGCGACGAACTCACCTATGAGCAGGGCAAGTTAGGCGTCGTCGACTCCTACTCCATGTCGGTCACCCTGTGCCTGGCCACCCTCGGCTTCCTCAAGGTCTACGAGAGCAGCACCACCCGCCCCGAAGTGCGCCGGGCGCTCGGCGAACTCCGGGACGCCACCAACACGCGGCTGACCGCCGCGATGATCAGCCTGCTGCGCTCCTTCACGGTGAACGTGTTCGACGCCGAGTCCGAACAGGGCCGACGGCTGATCCAGGTCATCGGCCAGAACCGGCACTCCGACCGGGCGGTGCTCCAGCAGTTCTCCCGCCGCTTCCGCCCGCTGCGCGCCACCATCATCGAGAGCCTCAGCCGCGGCATCCAGGTCGACGAGTCCATCCGCGACGAGAGCCAGCTCTTCGAGTGCGGCTGGGCCTGGGGCGTGGTCAAGGACGCCCCCCGGATCACCGACCTGGACCTCCAGGTGGCCGGCCAGCCCGACGGCATCGCCGACCGGCTGCCGTACGTGTACTTCACCGTCGTCGCCCTCGACGGCATCCAGGACCTGTTCTCCGAGCGCACCCTCACCCTCGGGCTGCTCGACGCCGACCAGCAGAAACTCGCCGAGGCACTGCGGCTGCGCTGGGAACTGAGCCAGCAGTACTGGTCGGCCGTCGCCCGCTTCGGCTCCGAGCGCTGGCCCCTGGAGGACCTGCCCTGGCAGACCACCGGACTGCGCCTGGAGTCGGAGTACTTCTCCCTCACCGTCGCGGCCATCCTGGTCCACGACCTGGTGCGCCGGAAGGCCACCGACGACGACCTCACCCGCACCGTCGCCATCATGGAGCGCCTCGCCGACCGCGGCCGCGTCACCAGCCGGATGACCAGGAACGACCCCGTCGTCCGGCTGCACGACCCGGGCGTGCTGATGCCGCTCGCCGGGTCCGAGCGGTCCGGGTCGCTGCTCCAGTGGCGGATGACCGACTTCTCCGCCCAGCTGCTGAAGCGGACCGTCCAGCTCGCCGAGCTGTCGCGGAACATCGACGCCCAGGACCGGCTGCTGCGCCTGGCCGAACAGACCTTCGAACACCTGTGGAACCGCAGGATCGAGGACGGCCACGGCGCCGGCCTCTGGGACGACGTACGGGCCGTCTTCCCGGACGCCCGCGACGTCAACCGCCGCCTGTCCTGGAGCGTCACCGAGCGCGTCACCGAGTGCCTGGTGGCCGCCCGCAACATGTACGAGCAGCAGCCCATCCGCAGCCCGGAACTCGCCGAGCTGGCCCGGGACCTGCTCAGCGAGGCGACCCACCTGTTCGGCAAGGAACAGCTGGAGGCGTCCACCACCGCCGACGGCAGCCGCGGCCGGGCGATGCGGAGCATAGAGAGCCGGCTCGACCACGCCCGCAGCCTGGTCGACGACCGGCCCGCCACCGCCTTCGCGCTCGCCCTGCCCGTGCTCCAGGAACTCGACACCCTGGCCCAGGCCCGGGACGCCGCAGCGCAGGAGGGCTGA